In a single window of the Bradyrhizobium erythrophlei genome:
- a CDS encoding Flp family type IVb pilin, producing the protein MKNLIARFVKDESGATAIEYGLIAAGISLAIIAVVNGLGSNLNNKFTSINSSLK; encoded by the coding sequence ATGAAGAACCTGATTGCGCGTTTCGTGAAGGATGAATCCGGCGCCACCGCCATCGAATACGGTCTGATTGCGGCCGGCATTTCGCTCGCGATCATCGCCGTGGTCAACGGCCTCGGCAGCAACCTGAACAACAAGTTCACGTCGATCAATTCCTCGCTGAAATAA
- a CDS encoding A24 family peptidase: MILDIARLLLFPALMAFAAASDLFTMTISNRVSLALAAGFLALAPFSGMGPHDILSHLGAGAAVLAVAFACFAMGWVGGGDAKVAAAAALWFGFGHLLNYLLYASLFGGALTLLLLQFRQWPLPYLFAGQAWLLRLHAKESGIPYGIALAIGALTIYPETDWIKAVDLAHFTLP; encoded by the coding sequence ATGATCCTCGACATCGCGCGCCTTCTGCTGTTTCCGGCCCTGATGGCGTTCGCGGCCGCGAGCGATCTTTTCACCATGACGATTTCGAACCGGGTGTCGCTGGCGCTGGCGGCGGGCTTCCTCGCGCTCGCGCCGTTCAGCGGCATGGGACCTCACGACATCCTCTCCCACCTCGGCGCCGGCGCAGCCGTGCTCGCGGTGGCATTTGCCTGCTTTGCCATGGGCTGGGTCGGCGGCGGCGATGCCAAGGTCGCGGCCGCCGCGGCGCTCTGGTTCGGCTTTGGCCATCTCCTGAACTATCTGCTTTATGCCTCGCTGTTCGGCGGCGCCCTGACATTATTGTTGCTGCAGTTCCGGCAATGGCCGCTGCCCTACTTGTTCGCCGGCCAAGCCTGGCTGCTCAGGCTGCACGCCAAGGAAAGCGGAATTCCCTACGGCATCGCGCTCGCGATCGGCGCACTGACGATTTACCCCGAGACCGACTGGATCAAGGCGGTCGACCTGGCCCACTTCACCCTTCCCTGA
- the cpaB gene encoding Flp pilus assembly protein CpaB has product MNTARIVVLTIAVGAGGIAAYLASGSDNKAAPTAPVAQLQTVDVLVAKSDIGLGQTVTPEDMQWQTWPAATASNSFIRRNERPDATTQVAGSIARAPFIAGEPIREPKLVKAPGSGFMAAILPTGMRAVSTEISPETGAGGFILPNDRVDVILSKHEKNPDHAGPSDVVNSEIILSNVRVLAIDQAPKEKDGQNAVVGKTVTLELKPEQSETLARARQSGTLSLALRSIADLNAVETRSDDEGPKRGDSINVVRYGVSSPTTTQK; this is encoded by the coding sequence ATGAATACCGCACGCATTGTGGTCCTGACCATCGCTGTCGGCGCCGGTGGCATTGCCGCATATCTGGCGAGCGGGTCCGACAACAAGGCTGCCCCGACCGCGCCGGTTGCCCAACTGCAAACCGTGGACGTACTGGTGGCGAAGTCCGACATCGGCCTTGGCCAGACCGTGACGCCCGAGGATATGCAGTGGCAGACCTGGCCGGCCGCGACCGCCAGCAACAGCTTCATTCGCCGCAACGAACGCCCCGATGCAACGACCCAGGTCGCCGGATCGATCGCGCGCGCGCCGTTCATCGCCGGCGAACCGATCCGCGAACCGAAGCTGGTCAAAGCGCCCGGCTCCGGCTTCATGGCGGCGATTCTGCCGACCGGCATGCGCGCCGTTTCCACCGAAATCTCGCCGGAAACCGGTGCCGGCGGCTTCATTCTGCCGAACGACCGGGTCGACGTCATTCTTTCCAAGCACGAGAAGAACCCGGACCACGCCGGCCCATCCGACGTCGTCAACTCGGAAATCATCCTGAGCAATGTTCGCGTGCTCGCGATCGATCAGGCCCCGAAGGAAAAAGACGGCCAGAATGCCGTGGTGGGCAAGACGGTCACGCTTGAATTAAAGCCCGAGCAATCCGAGACGCTCGCCCGCGCGCGCCAGAGCGGCACGCTGTCGCTGGCGCTGCGCAGTATTGCCGATCTCAACGCCGTCGAGACCAGGTCCGACGACGAGGGTCCCAAGCGCGGCGACAGCATCAATGTAGTTCGCTACGGCGTCTCAAGCCCGACCACGACACAGAAGTGA